Proteins encoded by one window of uncultured Cohaesibacter sp.:
- a CDS encoding ABC transporter ATP-binding protein, translating into MTDVVLDVRNLRVEFPTRKGVLTAVDDISLQISRGEILGMVGESGAGKSMTGMSILGLLEPPGRIAAGSIHLSGDRIDNLDDRAMQTIRGRRIGAIFQDPLTSLNPLFKVGDQLVETIRLHTDLGKAEARERAKALMHEVGIPAVDERIDNYPHQFSGGMRQRIVIALALCAEPELIVADEPTTALDVSIQAQITALLKRLCRERGTAIMLVTHDMGVIAETADRVAVMYAGRLAEIGSVEDVVRRPKHPYTVGLMGSIPSLRNDVEELQMIPGSMPRLNAIPSGCAFNPRCIHAGSRCRRDVPRIAETETTGAACWLALDGDVEKGAAA; encoded by the coding sequence ATGACTGACGTCGTACTGGATGTGCGCAATTTGCGCGTTGAATTCCCGACCCGCAAGGGCGTACTGACCGCCGTTGACGATATCTCCCTGCAGATCAGCCGGGGAGAGATCCTTGGCATGGTCGGGGAATCCGGGGCCGGGAAATCCATGACGGGCATGTCCATCCTTGGTCTGCTCGAACCACCGGGACGTATCGCCGCCGGATCGATCCACCTGTCGGGTGATCGCATCGACAATCTTGATGATCGCGCCATGCAGACGATCCGGGGGCGCAGGATCGGAGCTATCTTTCAGGATCCGCTGACCTCGCTCAACCCGCTGTTCAAGGTGGGGGATCAACTGGTCGAGACCATTCGCCTACACACTGATCTCGGCAAGGCCGAGGCCCGCGAACGGGCCAAGGCGTTGATGCATGAAGTGGGAATCCCGGCGGTCGATGAGCGCATCGACAATTACCCGCACCAGTTCTCAGGCGGCATGCGACAGCGGATCGTGATCGCCCTCGCCCTATGCGCTGAACCGGAACTGATCGTTGCGGACGAGCCCACAACGGCGCTTGATGTCTCGATCCAGGCCCAGATCACCGCGCTGCTCAAGCGGCTTTGCCGGGAACGCGGCACTGCCATCATGCTGGTGACCCATGACATGGGCGTCATCGCCGAGACGGCCGACAGGGTGGCGGTGATGTATGCGGGGCGGCTCGCGGAAATCGGGTCTGTCGAGGATGTGGTCCGCCGACCGAAACACCCTTACACCGTCGGCCTGATGGGCTCGATCCCCTCGCTACGCAACGATGTCGAGGAGCTTCAGATGATCCCCGGCTCCATGCCGCGGCTGAACGCCATACCGTCTGGTTGCGCCTTCAATCCCCGTTGCATACATGCCGGATCCCGCTGCCGCCGTGACGTGCCCCGGATTGCCGAAACGGAAACCACCGGAGCGGCTTGCTGGCTGGCTCTGGATGGCGATGTCGAGAAAGGAGCCGCCGCATGA
- a CDS encoding chlorohydrolase family protein — translation MTGRTLLSARWVVGHKNGHHVVYENGVVVIQGTDVIHVGLSFDGEVADRIDYGEAIISPGFVDLDALSDLDTTILGYDNRPAWKKGRVWPESYIASGPYEMYSEEELAFQKRHAFAQLIRNGITTALPIASLFYRAWGETVAEFDAAVHAAEQLGLRVYLGPAYRTGGQVTDEQGNIRAVFNEARGLAGLEDARAFAARIDGMASGRIRAMFAPDRIETCTETLLQRTADIADELGAPVRQHCAQSPIELQLVREQHDCGPIDWLKRIGALRQNWLLPHGTYATDAEFALMAEAGATLVHCPLVATRFGGMLRSFAKCRDMGIVIGLGTDTYPADMILNMQMGMMMARQADGLDAVRSEDLFNAATLGGADALRRQDLGRLAPGSKADIAVIDLSARLQTPDPIQTLMTSTSGHDVCDVWIDGRRVMANGVIEEIDERADAAQAQAQYDGLIAKYPDRTVGHPPVEAIFTPSYERIRS, via the coding sequence ATGACAGGTAGAACGCTCCTCTCTGCCCGATGGGTCGTTGGCCATAAAAATGGTCACCATGTCGTCTATGAGAACGGCGTGGTGGTCATCCAAGGAACTGACGTCATCCATGTGGGCCTCTCTTTCGATGGCGAAGTTGCCGACCGCATCGACTATGGCGAGGCCATCATCTCGCCCGGCTTTGTCGACCTCGATGCGCTGTCCGATCTCGACACCACGATCCTTGGCTATGACAACAGACCAGCCTGGAAGAAGGGGCGGGTCTGGCCCGAGAGCTATATCGCGAGCGGGCCGTATGAAATGTATTCCGAGGAGGAATTAGCGTTCCAGAAGCGCCATGCCTTCGCACAGCTCATCCGCAACGGGATCACCACGGCGCTCCCCATCGCCTCGCTCTTCTATCGTGCGTGGGGTGAAACGGTCGCCGAGTTTGATGCTGCCGTCCACGCTGCCGAACAACTTGGCCTGCGCGTCTATCTCGGGCCAGCCTACCGCACCGGTGGGCAAGTGACTGACGAGCAGGGCAACATCCGGGCGGTATTCAACGAAGCGCGAGGCCTCGCGGGACTCGAGGATGCGCGAGCCTTTGCGGCCCGGATTGACGGCATGGCTTCGGGGCGCATCCGGGCGATGTTCGCACCCGACCGGATCGAGACCTGTACCGAAACGCTACTTCAGCGGACAGCCGATATTGCCGACGAGCTCGGCGCTCCGGTCCGGCAGCATTGCGCCCAGTCTCCTATCGAGTTGCAGCTGGTGCGGGAGCAGCATGATTGCGGGCCGATTGATTGGCTGAAGCGGATCGGAGCCTTGCGCCAAAATTGGCTTCTGCCGCATGGCACCTACGCCACGGATGCCGAATTTGCCCTGATGGCGGAGGCTGGCGCAACATTGGTGCATTGTCCGCTGGTCGCCACCCGTTTTGGCGGGATGCTGCGGAGCTTTGCCAAATGCCGGGATATGGGGATCGTGATCGGGCTTGGCACCGACACCTATCCGGCGGACATGATCCTCAACATGCAGATGGGCATGATGATGGCGCGGCAGGCGGATGGCCTCGACGCGGTGCGATCTGAGGATCTGTTCAATGCAGCAACGCTCGGAGGCGCAGATGCATTGAGGCGGCAGGATCTGGGCCGTCTCGCGCCAGGATCGAAGGCCGATATCGCGGTGATCGATCTCAGCGCGCGCCTTCAGACGCCGGATCCCATCCAGACCCTGATGACCTCGACCTCTGGCCATGACGTCTGCGATGTCTGGATCGACGGCCGCCGCGTGATGGCGAACGGTGTGATCGAGGAGATCGACGAGCGGGCGGATGCCGCGCAGGCACAGGCGCAATATGACGGCCTGATCGCCAAATATCCTGACCGCACCGTGGGCCATCCACCTGTTGAAGCCATTTTCACTCCGAGCTACGAAAGGATCAGGTCATGA